The Fimbriimonadaceae bacterium nucleotide sequence GGGTCAGAACCATCGCGACCGGAGGCGGCGCGCTGACCAAACCCAGCACGACCCGAAGCGCGAAGAGACCGAGCGCCACGAGAAAGTAGTCGCGCAGACCCCGGTCAAACGACAAAGGCGGCCCTCCGCAGTTCTTGGCGCGCGCCGATCACGCCCCGATAGACCGAAGCCATGTCCTCCGCCATGCTCGTGACGCTGAGGTTTGAAGCAGTCTTGCGCGCCGCGGCGGAGATGCGCGTGTAGAGGCGCTCGTCGGATTGCAGCCTGAGTGCGGTCTCGGCGAGGTCCGAAGGATCGTTCGGCAAGACGAAGCCGTCCACCCCAGATTCCAAGTGGGTGGAGGCGCCGCCCCCTTGGACCACCAGGCACGGCAAGCCGTAACTCATGGCCTCGGCCACGACCAGACCCTGGGTCTCGGTCATCGATGAGAACCAGAAAATGTCGGCGGCCGCGTAGAAGTCGCCCAACTTGTCGCGGTCGATGAAACCCCAAAACTTGATACGGTCGCCAATGCCTAAGTCGCTCGCCATCTGCGTATAGTCCGCACGCGCCGGCCCGTCGCCCACCACCCACATCACCGCATTCCGGTTCGCGCTGAAAACCATCTGGAACGCCTCCAACAAAACACCGATGTTCTTCTCACCTGCGACGCGGCCGGTGTAGAGCAAGATCGTCTGGTCGGGGCTTGCGCCGAGCGCCTGTCGCACCTCGGCCCGGTCGATCTGCCTTGGGTTCGGAACGCCTGTCGGGATCACCGTGATCGGCGTGCGGACGGCGTGCCGGTTGAGCCACCTCTTGCTCGCTTCGCTGGGAGTCACGACGTGGTCGACTTGCTCGTAATAATAGTTCGTGTGTTTCGCGATCTTGAACTTCAGATAACGCTTAGGGAAGAACGGGACATAGTGGATATATTTATCGTAATGGGTGTGGTAAGTCGAGACGATCGGGATGCCGCACGACTCGGCCCACCTCAGGCCGACAAACCCGACCGTGAAAGGGGTGTGCGTGTGGACGATGTCGAAGTCTTCCCGGCGAAAACGGTCGAACCAGGGATAGAACGGAGGGATGGAGAGGGGATAGTTGGGCGTCCACGGCGTCAGCGTGCTGAAAAAGCGGTGGACGTTCGGGTCGCTATCGCGGTGTCCCCGGTAGCGCGTGGTGTAGAGGTGGACGCTGTGCCCTTGCTCGCGCAAGGCGCCGATCAAGCCGTCGATGCTGACGCTGACCCCGTTCAGGACCGGCAGCGCGCTATCGGAGAAGATTGCGACCTTGAGCCTCGACACCCTTGGCGTTGTACCAGGGCAAAGTGAGCGTGGTCGCGCTAGTCGTCGCCGCCCTCTTCCATGTCCGTCTCGAATAGCTCTTCCATCTCGTCGGCCATATCGTCGTCCATCGCCTTGCCCATCTCGCGGACGAGGGAGCGCATGCCGGAGGAGGAGTCTGGCTCGCCCATCAGCTCCACCCGGTCGGCGAGCTCGTCTACCCGGTCGTCCTCGCTGCGGCCTCGCCGGAACCGGCTGACGAGTTTGGTGAGGTCGGCCGAGCCACAGTGCGGGCAACAGTCGGCGCCGTCAGAAGCGACGACGCCGACCAAAAGTGTGACCTTGCGGCCACACCCGCCACAGCGGAACTCGTAAAGCGGCACAGGGCGCGAAGACCAGGTCAGTCGATGATCGACATCTTGACCTTCCCCGAGATGAGGAAGCCTGCGATCGGCACGTTCGTCCATTCGGACTCTCGCTTCAGGGTCAGGCCCGTGCCCAGTTCCACCCAGATCGTGCCCTTCGCCATGGCGGGGTCGGAACCCTCGAGCTCCTTGGAGGAGTAGCCGAGCTTCACCGCCTTGCGCGAGCCAAAGTCCTCGAAGCCGAGCAGTTCATAGTCCAGCACGGAGGCGACCACGCCTTGCCTGTCGTTCTTCTCGACCTTCACCTGCCACTTGTCGCCAGGGCCGACCTCTTGCTTCGGCCAGACGATAGCCTCCAGGGTCGCCATGCGGAAAGCGTCCGCCGAGACCATGTCGCCGTCCATGTCGGCAATCCGGCCGGAAGCCTCGACAGTGCTCGTGCTGAGCGCGCCCACGTCGGTCGGCGTGTCCATTTCGTTACCGTCCATCACGACCTTCGCGTTCGTCTGCTCGGTCGAGATCTTGTAGGATCCGTCGTCCTTCGCTTCGAGGATCTTGTCCTGGACGGTCGCCTTATAGGTGATCGGCGTGCCGTTCAGCTCGGTGTCGACGACGAGGGAGTACTTGAAGGTCTCGCCCGGCTTGGCGACCCGCTTCAGGAGGACTTTGTCTTGGGCCATCGCGATGGACCCGATGGCCAAAACGGCAAAGAGCGCTGCGACTTTGTTCACGGCAAGGATTTTGACGCCTAAACCCATGCCCTCGGGCCTTTGCGTCCCAGGCCCCACGAGCGGCGACGGCCGGCCGCGCGTTTCGGTAGAACGAGGACGTGCAGGAAATCGGGAAGTGGGCTGTGGCCGCCGGGCTTACGATCGCCGCCATCGGTGCGGCGATATGGCTTCTGGGCGCGTTCCTCCCGGGGTTGAGGATCGGTCGCCTCCCCGGCGACATCGTGGTGGAACGGCCAAACTTCTCGTTCTACTTCCCGATTGCGACCATGATCCTCGTCAGTGCCGTCCTCACCCTCGTGATGTGGATCGTCGGGATGGTGCGGCGCTGATAAGAGCGGTCACGTTCGACTGCGCAGAAACGCTGATGAGCAGTCGCTGGCACCCTGGGGAAATGGCCGCCTCCACAGCCGAGCGACTCGGCTTCGGAACCGAAGAAGGCGCCGCCCACCGGTTCGAGGCGCTCGCGGGCGAACGTTGGGGAGAGTTCCGCGAGATCAATTTGCGGCGCGACCGCGAAGCCGGGGACCGCTTCTGGCTCGAGGTGATGACGGACTGGGCGCGCGGGGAAGGCCTCCCGGACGGCCACGCGGAGAGGCTTGTCGAAGCGGCCAACGAGCGGATCTTCGGGCAGGGCTCGGAGGTCTTCCGAGTGTTCGATGACGTGGTGCCTTGCCTGCGGGCGCTGGGCGCAGCCGGGATTCCGATGGCGGTGGTCAGCAACTGGGACATGAGCCTTCACCGCACGCTCTCCTCTTTCGGCCTGGACTCCTTCTTTTGTGGCGTCTTCGCCTCGATGGAGACGGGCTACGCGAAACCCCAGGCGGAGATCTTTCGCCTGGCGCTCGAATGTCTCGGAACGGAGGCGCACGAGACGCTTCACGTGGGCGACCACCCGGTCGACGACCTGCGCGGCGCGAAGTCGGCCGGAATGCAGGCCCTCATTGTCGACCGGGGCGCGCCTTCTTCCGCGACCTACATTTCGTCGCTAGAGGAGCTTCCGGCCAGGATCGGGTTGTGAGAGTCGCGGACTTCGACTACCACCTGCCCGAGGAGCTGATCGCGCAAAGCCCGATCGAGCCGCGCGACGCCTCGCGCCTGCTCTATCTTCCGCGAGCAGGGGGGCCGGCGCAGCACCTCCAGTTCCGAGACCTTTCTCGGCTGCTGGCCCCGGGAGACCTGCTTGTGATGAACAACACCAGGGTCACCGCCCTTCGCCTTTTCGGCCACCGCAAGACCGGGGCGAAGCTCGAGATGCTCGTCTTGGGCGAAAGCGAGGACGGTTGGGAAGCGCTCGTGAAGCCGGCGCGCAAGCTCGCCGACGGCGAAGAGGTCGAGCTGGAGTCGGGACTGGCCGCGCGGATCCTTGCGGACCTCGGCGGTGGGCGCAAGCGTGTCGCCTTTCTCGGGGCGACGGATGCCCACGCGGAGCTGGCCGGAATCGGGCAGGTGCCCCTGCCGCCCTACGTGCGGGCCGCCCTGGCCAACCCGGAGCGGTACCAGACCGTTTATGCCGCGTCCCCTGGAAGTGCGGCCGCCCCGACCGCCGGGCTGCACTTTACGCCCGGGCTGCTTGAAGAGCTGGCCGCGAGCGGTGTGAAGACCGCGCACGTCACCCTGGACGTCGGGCTCGACACGTTCCGGCCGGTGGCGGTCGAAGAGGCTTCCCAGCACGAGATGCACGGGGAACGATGCTCAGTGCCGGAAGAGACGGCGGAGGCCGTGGCCGAATGCCGGGGCCGGGTCGTCGCGGTCGGAACGACCACCGTGCGGACCTTGGAGAGCTTTTCGACAGGCCCCCGGACCCTGGAGACCGGGAGCCGTGTGACCCGCCTCTTCATAACGCCAGGTTTTTCGTTTAGGACAGTGGACGGGATGCTCACGAACTTTCATATGCCGCGGACGACGATGCTCTTTATGGTTGCGGCCATGGCGTCTCGCGAGCGACTCATGAAAGCCTACGAAGAAGCCCTTGAAATTCGGTATCGATTTTTAAGCTTTGGCGACGCCATGATGATCCTTTGACAGGCTGGCTTGTACAACTTGTGGAAAAGTCCCGACGCAGAAATCACTCCAATGATACATAGTGACGAAGGGCATATGGCCAACTCGGATCGATTCGACCCCGTGGCCTACATTGAAAGCGCATTTCTGGACACCAATCCAGACGGCGCAGTTAGGCCGACGGCAGAGCCAAAAGCGGGCCGCCGGAAGATTCCCAAGGACCGGTCCGTGCGGTTTCGAAAAACCGCGCTTAACGCTCCGAGGCCTCGTCGTGCGAAAGAGGACACCTCGGGGCTGGAGCCACGCTTCAGGGAGATGCTCGAGCATTTGCCGAGAAGCTTGGAGTTTCTGGGGCGGTTCTTTGACGACGAAGTGACCTCGCACTCCTACCCGGGCGGCTTCGGCGAGACCCGCGAGGAGTTGATCAGGCGCCTCGTCGATCCCGAACTCACGCTTGAGGAAGCGAGCCGGTTGCTGGGGGTGTGCCCGGCGACAGTGCGCCGCTACACCAACCGGAAGTGGCTCGAGTGCCACCGCACGAAGGGTGGGCAGCGACGGTTCCGGCTCAGTGCCGTTGTGAAGTTCGTCGACGAGCACGGTCGGGTTCCCGAGAGTTCCAGCTAGGCCACGGAAGAGAGCGGGGCCGGTGCCTCGGTCTTGAGGCTCTCGTATGCGGCGAGGGCGATCCGCGACGCCCGAAGGCCGTCTTCGCCGGTCACGGTCGGCTCGCGCTTCTCTTCGATTGCGGCAAGGAAGTCCTCGACCAGCTCCAGCGTCAAGTCACTTCCCGTGCCCTGGCTGCGCAGACGGTCGGTCGTCACCCCGAGCCCTTGCTCAAAGAGACTGGTCTCGATCACGCCGGTCGTCCCGACCAGCGACAGGTTCACATCGCCCCAAGTGCGGTACCCCGCCGGCCGCGACCAGCTCGCGTCGATCGTGGCAAAGACTCCGCTCGCATAGCTGAGGGTCACATGGGCCGTGTCGTCGAAACCCTCCGAGTGCATGTTGTTCCCGGTCAGCGCGAACACCGAATCCGGCTCATCGCCGAGCAGACGCCACAAAAGGTCGGCCACGTGCACGGTGTGGTCGATCATCGCCCCGCCCCCTGACTGGGAGGGGTCGGTGAACCATCCGCCCGGGCATTGGCCCCGGTTCGTCGTGTTGACGGCCAGAAGCTGGCCGATATCCCCGGCGCGGAGGTGCGCCAAGGTGCTCTTGAAGGCCGGGGAGAAGGGGCAGGGGAAAGCGGTCGACAACAGCGTCCCGCTTTCTTTCATGGAGGCTTCGATCCGGTGGAGGTCGCGGCGGCTCGCGGCCAGGGGCTTCTCGCAGAGGGCGGGTCGTCCCGTGCGCAGGGCCGAGTCCACCAGGTCTGCGTGCCGCAGGTTCGGCGCGCAGACGATCACGGCCTCGCACTCCCGCAACAGGTCGGACACTTGGTCCTGGAAATTGACGTCGAACCGGCCCGCGAACGTCCGGCCCCGGTCCGCGTCGTCGTCGTAGACCGCCACGAGGGTTCCGCGCTGGCTGTGCCTCAGCGCCTCCCCGAAGCCGCCCGCGTGCACGTGCGCCACGCCCATAAGCCCAACCTTGACCATGCGGCAAGCTTACTCGCCTTCGCCGGGCGGAGAGATTTCGATCACCCGCCCGGAACCCTCGGCCTGGATATGGATCCGCCAGACACGGCTGGCATGCAAGAACCCTGCCGCCCGCTCGGGCCATTCGACGACGACCAGGTGGCTCTCCAAATAGTCCTCCAACCCAAGGCCCGCCGCACTGGAAACACGGTAGAGGTCGCAGTGCACGACCGGCGGCGAGGTCGGATAGACCAAAAGGATCGGGAAGGTCGGCGATCGGACCGGCTCCACCCACCCCAATGCGGCCAAGAGGCCGCGCGCAAAGGTCGTTTTTCCCGCGCCCATCTCGCCCTCCAGAAGCACCACGTCGCCAGCCCGCAGTCGGGGGGCCAGGTTCGCCGCCAATTCTTTCGTCGCCTCTTCGCCCGGTGCCGAGTGCCGCACTTCTGCTAGCTAACCCGGGACGACGAAAAAAGCGCCCGGACTTGCGTCCGGGCGAAATCAAGTCTCCAATTGGCGGCGCGGAGAAGTTAGCCTCGGAGGAGGCCAAGGACGGCTTGCGGAGCCTGGTTCGCCTGAGCGAGGACGGCGAGGCCCGACTGCTGCAATATCTGGAAGCGCGTGTAGTTCGTCATCTCTTGGGCGATGTCCACGTCGCGGATGGACGACTCGGTCGAGACAAGGCTTTCCTTCGTGATGCTCAGCGAGCGAACGTTCGATTCGATCGTGTTGCTCATGAAGGAACCGATGTTGGCGCGCCCCGTGCTGACGGTGGCGATGGCCGCGTCGATGGCGGTGAGCGCCGTGGTCATGTCGCTCCCGGTGATGTCCAGGGTCCCTAGGCCGAGCGCCGTCGCCGAATAGTTGCTGAGGTTCAGCCGGGCCGTCTGGTCGCCATTGGCGCCGATCTGGAACGAGCTCTCGCCCGCGGTGACCTGGATGACACCGGTCTGGACGCCGCTGGTGGCGTTGCCCGTCTCGGTGAGGACGATCTGGTTGCCCTCGCTATCGCGCAAGGTGAGGCCGGAGCCGCTGCTAAAGGTGACGGTCGCGCCGTCGTAGGTGACGCTCGCGACCGCGTTGACGCCCGCGTCACTGGCCGAACCTGCACCGGTCTGGATGAGGCCGGCGGTCACGGTGGTCAGGTTGATCGTCTGGCCCGCGCCGTATTCCCGGCTGCGGAAGCGGATGGCACCGCCCGTACCCGTGTACTCGGCAATGACGCCCGTCTGCTCCGCAACGGAGTTGACCTTGTCCACGACGTTGGCGACCGTCTCGCCGGCTTTCACTGTGAAGGCATATCCGTTCACCGAGAAGTTGCCTGCGGCGATCGTGCTCGCAGATGTCGCGTAAGTCTGAGAACCCGTGATCGTGGCTTGCTCGCCGACGGTGGTGACGTCCACGCTGACCGGCCCGTTCGCGATCATCGCAGCCCCGCCGAACGTGCCCGTGAAGTTGACGCTCTTCACCCGCTCGGGGTTGTTGACCGTGCCGAAAGCGCCCGCCGTCCCGTTCAAGATCTTGCGGTTGCC carries:
- a CDS encoding DUF2905 domain-containing protein, which codes for MQEIGKWAVAAGLTIAAIGAAIWLLGAFLPGLRIGRLPGDIVVERPNFSFYFPIATMILVSAVLTLVMWIVGMVRR
- the tsaE gene encoding tRNA (adenosine(37)-N6)-threonylcarbamoyltransferase complex ATPase subunit type 1 TsaE; the protein is MRHSAPGEEATKELAANLAPRLRAGDVVLLEGEMGAGKTTFARGLLAALGWVEPVRSPTFPILLVYPTSPPVVHCDLYRVSSAAGLGLEDYLESHLVVVEWPERAAGFLHASRVWRIHIQAEGSGRVIEISPPGEGE
- a CDS encoding helix-turn-helix domain-containing protein, producing MPRSLEFLGRFFDDEVTSHSYPGGFGETREELIRRLVDPELTLEEASRLLGVCPATVRRYTNRKWLECHRTKGGQRRFRLSAVVKFVDEHGRVPESSS
- a CDS encoding HAD-IA family hydrolase, with amino-acid sequence MSSRWHPGEMAASTAERLGFGTEEGAAHRFEALAGERWGEFREINLRRDREAGDRFWLEVMTDWARGEGLPDGHAERLVEAANERIFGQGSEVFRVFDDVVPCLRALGAAGIPMAVVSNWDMSLHRTLSSFGLDSFFCGVFASMETGYAKPQAEIFRLALECLGTEAHETLHVGDHPVDDLRGAKSAGMQALIVDRGAPSSATYISSLEELPARIGL
- a CDS encoding zinc ribbon domain-containing protein, which encodes MPLYEFRCGGCGRKVTLLVGVVASDGADCCPHCGSADLTKLVSRFRRGRSEDDRVDELADRVELMGEPDSSSGMRSLVREMGKAMDDDMADEMEELFETDMEEGGDD
- a CDS encoding glycosyltransferase, whose protein sequence is MSRLKVAIFSDSALPVLNGVSVSIDGLIGALREQGHSVHLYTTRYRGHRDSDPNVHRFFSTLTPWTPNYPLSIPPFYPWFDRFRREDFDIVHTHTPFTVGFVGLRWAESCGIPIVSTYHTHYDKYIHYVPFFPKRYLKFKIAKHTNYYYEQVDHVVTPSEASKRWLNRHAVRTPITVIPTGVPNPRQIDRAEVRQALGASPDQTILLYTGRVAGEKNIGVLLEAFQMVFSANRNAVMWVVGDGPARADYTQMASDLGIGDRIKFWGFIDRDKLGDFYAAADIFWFSSMTETQGLVVAEAMSYGLPCLVVQGGGASTHLESGVDGFVLPNDPSDLAETALRLQSDERLYTRISAAARKTASNLSVTSMAEDMASVYRGVIGARQELRRAAFVV
- a CDS encoding Gfo/Idh/MocA family oxidoreductase is translated as MVKVGLMGVAHVHAGGFGEALRHSQRGTLVAVYDDDADRGRTFAGRFDVNFQDQVSDLLRECEAVIVCAPNLRHADLVDSALRTGRPALCEKPLAASRRDLHRIEASMKESGTLLSTAFPCPFSPAFKSTLAHLRAGDIGQLLAVNTTNRGQCPGGWFTDPSQSGGGAMIDHTVHVADLLWRLLGDEPDSVFALTGNNMHSEGFDDTAHVTLSYASGVFATIDASWSRPAGYRTWGDVNLSLVGTTGVIETSLFEQGLGVTTDRLRSQGTGSDLTLELVEDFLAAIEEKREPTVTGEDGLRASRIALAAYESLKTEAPAPLSSVA
- the queA gene encoding tRNA preQ1(34) S-adenosylmethionine ribosyltransferase-isomerase QueA codes for the protein MRVADFDYHLPEELIAQSPIEPRDASRLLYLPRAGGPAQHLQFRDLSRLLAPGDLLVMNNTRVTALRLFGHRKTGAKLEMLVLGESEDGWEALVKPARKLADGEEVELESGLAARILADLGGGRKRVAFLGATDAHAELAGIGQVPLPPYVRAALANPERYQTVYAASPGSAAAPTAGLHFTPGLLEELAASGVKTAHVTLDVGLDTFRPVAVEEASQHEMHGERCSVPEETAEAVAECRGRVVAVGTTTVRTLESFSTGPRTLETGSRVTRLFITPGFSFRTVDGMLTNFHMPRTTMLFMVAAMASRERLMKAYEEALEIRYRFLSFGDAMMIL